CTTGTAGAGAAACTACTCCTATAATGCACTAAAATTATGCAATTCTATGCCGTGAAATCTGTTAATGGTTTCAATCATCGCTTCTGTGGAATTATGCATCCAAAAATATCCCCTCTGGGTGGTTCAAAACCCTTGTGTTGCTGCATATGAACTATGCTGGGAATGAAGCTCTGGCTACCTGCTGCTTACCATCTCATCCAAAACATCTATGCTGCATTCAGGGACCGTCCAGAATGTTGTAATAACACTGTAGCGCACATAGACGACTTACAAAGGAGAGGAGCTTTCTTTTGGGGGGTTTAAAATCAGAGAGAATGGCATTTTTGTCTGAGATTATAATAGTATAtcctggttaaaaaaaaaaagatgttaaaaacattatcatATTATTGTGTATTATGATGTAAAATATGTGAAGCCctaataagataagagataagataagataagtgcaaacattacattacagtcatttagcagatgcttttatccaaagcgacttacaatcagtaagtcgaacaagagacatagttaaaaaatagtttaaaaaaaacaagatcaaaaataagtattataaataagcaaatgagcaataaaaaaacagtaaaaaacagttaagaatataaaaaaagtgatatattatatatactattcGACTATTAATAACAAATTAATTACATATTTACTCTTTTTGATTCCAATCACAGCCCAAATTGTCCAGGTTTtgtgaatgtaaacaaatacacaaatttaAGTCAGAATAAATCAAGTTATATTTGGGATATTATCTTAACGCTGAAAGGATTGGTAGGTTTATTGATCAATTGTTAAACGCCAGAAACTTAATAGGCAATTTGTCGATTAATCGATCAATAGTTACCTGAAAGAAACTGCAGCTATtttcagaatctttttttttttcaagaaacaaACATTCCCCAGTTTTAGGGAAGAGTGAGAATTTAggagaatttgctgcttttctttgtcaatcTGAATATCCTTCTGTTTTCTAGTGTTGTtaggacaaaacaagcaaattgaTGATGTCACCTTTGGCCTTTAGGAAATTGTGATGGccatattttttacattttctgacatCTTAGAGGCCAAATAGTTTAATGAAGATTTTATTGACagattatttgataaaaaaataatagtaaattGTCAACCCTATTTGTTGCaagttatattttcttttgaaacCCCAAATGCATTAGTCTTTTCTGTAGAAGACATATCTAATTGCCACAGACAGAGGACATCCTGTGAGGTGAGTCAAGTATCTTAAattgcagcaccttgagatttcattgtattttatagtgtgctatataaataaaatccattattattattattaaattcatAGTTTCTTTTAATGGCTGaatcataagataagataagataagataatcctttattagtcccgcagtggggaaatttgcaggcttagagcagcatagagtaaagtgcacacaagagacatagtagaagaagacaagataaaaaataaaaaacgaaaataaaaaaaaaacaagtattataaataagcaataaaaacaaaaaacagtagaaaaacaacaataactgaaatatagtatttacagacagaaaaaaaaactattttaactattttaacttttttaactattattgcacagtgtaatgtgtaatataCATGCTgacccccatgtggatatattgtacatttttattcctgttctatctttattttgttgtatagtatgtgtatttattgtctgtgtagttgtatagtatgtgtatttattgtctgtgtagttgtatagtatgtgtatttattgtctgtgtagttgtatagtatgtgtatttattgtctgtgtagttgtatagtatgtgtatttattgtctgtgtagttgtatagtatgtgtatttattgtctgtgtagttgtatagtatgtgtatttattgtctgtgtagttgtatagtatgtgtatttattgtctgtgtagttgtatagtatgtgtatttattgtctgtgtagttgtatagtatgtgtatttattgtctgtgtagttgtatagttgtatttattgtctgtagttgtatagtatgtgttgttgtgtagttgtatagtatgtgtatttattgtctgtgtctgtgtagttgagctgctgcaacacttgaatttcccccatggggatcaataaaggaatataataataatattgcacaggtttttattgtcatgttattgttgtcatgtggtctgctgggagcagagttggttgtgcatcATTTTCTGTAACACCGCTTTGTAAATCCACTTATTTCTGTGTttcaatgcttttatttctgcatttgcTTGAGTTGAGATTCATATTCTGTAGCATGTACATTAATATCCGAGGGAGCGTGAACGTAGCATAGAATCCTCTCTCGACCGAACCAACCAATCACGCTGCACTACCCCCTCTCCTTAGCCCCGCCCCCAGCCATGCCCCCTGCGCCATAAGTGGGCGGCGCCTGAGCAATGAGGTAATCGTGGTAAACAGTAAAGATGGCGACTCCTGTAGCTGGAGAGGGGCAGCAGGGTCTAAATGGGATTATTTCTGATGCACAAGCAAAAAAACTCACCGACCTGCCGACAGAGTTGCTCGAACACATCCTGTGCTTTCCTGCCCTCAAACATGTCGACATTTGCAACGTGTCCTGCTGCTGCAAAAGGCTGCACGACGTCTGCCATGCAAGGGGGAAGGTCTGGGGACACCAGTATAAACTAAGGTGCTATGATCTCATATGTTGTGTTTCCTCTGGAGTTTTGGCATTGGTGGCTTTGCAGCATTATTCACCAAAGCATATCTGCATGTCCTGTCTTATGCATCCTGTTTGGAGCCATAAATCTCTCTATTTAAAGATGGTTTCCTGCACTGCGAACTTACATTCAGCTGTCAGATGATGACAATCTGCTGATGCACCaaatgcatcatcatcatcttcatcatcatcaggagGCCAGGCCAGTGCATGCATCTACTCTGCAGACAACTGTGGAAAACCTCAGCATCAATTTATTCTGCAcccaaaaaatgaatttgtgtgACCTTGAatgttacataataataataataatcaatcctttattagtcccacaatggggaaattatttctctgcatttaacccatcccggaggagcagtgggctgcaatgaagtgcccggggagcaacttggggttaggtgtcttgctcaaggagacctcggcatgttgccggtagaggggtttgaaccaccaaccttgtggttacgggacaagcgctctacctcatgtgccacagcctgTAGACCTGTGTACTGCAGGAGAGTGCAGCCCCTCCTCATGGACGTATTTGGCTGTTACTCCACTGATTCCTTCTTTTAGTgcaatcagaaaaaaaccacGTCTGCAGCAGCATGATGCATGATTTGTCACAGTCATGTCATATGCTGCTTCACTGATTCTGTGCATGGCCCAAAAAGTATCACTGaaattcaattgtttttttcatcaacagATGGCCAAGACTGCAGATGTTTTACCGTCAGAATGAGTGCTGTGACTGGCTCAGAGAATACAAAACGCGCCATAGAGTTGGTATACAGATAAGAAGGACCGTGGAGTCAATCTCAAAGAGGTTCTTCACAGAAGTCGTAAGTAATGAATTTGTTATCATGTTTGTGCAAAGATAatgtgagttgtttttttttacgtttcCACACTAACCCAGAGATCTGTAACGCAGCCTTGCGTAGGCCAGGTGCTGGGAGACAGCTTTGCGGAGATCGAGTCACTGGGGATGCCAGAGCACTTCTGCGAAGACGagctcctcttcatcctcaacTCTGACACGAGGtgagatcaaaaaaaaaaaaaaaaaaatgaaacctcAACACTTGCCACACACTGCATTTTGCAATCATTAATGGGTTTGGGTGTTGGATCTTGTTGATCCTGATTATTAAAAACTCCTCACACGCCCGCTCACTTTGACCATTTATGTgtgtctcttctgttttttgcGCCCATCGTTAGGAAAAGCTTGACCTTGAAGTACTATGCAAAGAAAATCCTTTACTTCCTGAGACAACAGAACATCCTGAGGAGCTTGAAGACTTTCCTGGAGCAACCTGCAGAGCAGCAGTCATCTCTAGAGGGTGAGGCATGAATACGTGTCGGAACAGCTCAAGTAGCTCACTCTGCTCTGTTTAGCTTGGATGTCTACATACAAGACAGTATGTATGTTTCGCTACTTAGTGTTTCGATATATAACTGCTTCAGATATTGCGCATTCTGCCGtttcatttgtgtgtcttttatttgtAACATAATTGCAAAGAGCAGCATTACAGTATGCATTCCCTCTCTTGGTCCTGTCTGCCTCTCTAGGTGCTGTTCTGGTGGATCAGTACTGTAACCCGCTGGCTGAAGTAACACTGAACAGCACATCGGCCCAGCTGGATGAGATCGCAGAAAAAGTGAAGAAGATGCTGAGAATCAAGAACCCCTCTCACCCCAGCCTGCGTGTCGCTCAAGGTGGGCTTTCAATACTAGCTaaactgaaaccaaaaaaaaaaaaattaaaatttttaATACATCTACACAATTAAACCCCAGAGGCATGGACCTCTTTTTAAAGTACATTCCTGAAAAATACAAACTGGTTATCTGCACATGATCCATATTCTCCCTTTCAGACAAAGTTCTTATAAAGTTTCTCTTCCCGTGTGATGTAGGCGACTGTTTTGTCGTAGAGGACTTTGAGCTCCAGCGGCAGGTGGTGACCGCCCTGAACTCTGTCTTGTACGAGCAGCTTCAATACAAAGGCAACGAGTTTGACTACTACAACCCTCTCAACTCTTACATCCACCAGGTAGATCTCCTGTGAAATAACGAGCATATCGAGTCACAAGCTTTTCAATGATTGCTCAATAATTCTCATTTAACTAACCCCTTTTGGATTTAGGTGCTACTACGCCGTACAGGCATTCCCATAAGCCTCTCTGTCCTCTACATGACGTTAGCCCGGAAGCTGGGGGTTCAGGTGGAACCGGTCAACTTTCCCAATCACTTCCTGCTGCGTTGGTGCCAAAAACCAAGAGGGTACGCTTTTTTGAAATGATTAGTTCCCAAGTTCCTCTAAATGTTGAATAGAGCTGTCACTCCTATAGTTCATGATTTCAGGGGGAGAGCAGAGCATGGATGATTAGTAAACTCATGTTACTTCAATCACCTCCATTTGATGCACTTTAAAAGGCTTCT
This sequence is a window from Anoplopoma fimbria isolate UVic2021 breed Golden Eagle Sablefish chromosome 13, Afim_UVic_2022, whole genome shotgun sequence. Protein-coding genes within it:
- the fbxo21 gene encoding F-box only protein 21, coding for MATPVAGEGQQGLNGIISDAQAKKLTDLPTELLEHILCFPALKHVDICNVSCCCKRLHDVCHARGKVWGHQYKLRWPRLQMFYRQNECCDWLREYKTRHRVGIQIRRTVESISKRFFTEVPCVGQVLGDSFAEIESLGMPEHFCEDELLFILNSDTRKSLTLKYYAKKILYFLRQQNILRSLKTFLEQPAEQQSSLEGAVLVDQYCNPLAEVTLNSTSAQLDEIAEKVKKMLRIKNPSHPSLRVAQGDCFVVEDFELQRQVVTALNSVLYEQLQYKGNEFDYYNPLNSYIHQVLLRRTGIPISLSVLYMTLARKLGVQVEPVNFPNHFLLRWCQKPRGSEDIYDFVYIDAFGKGKQLTAKECEYLIGHQVTADYYSAISTTEVLLRMVGNLLNIGKRGEGNEKSYQLLRDSLDLYLTINPDNVQYLLLQARLYFHLGIWPEKVLDILQHIQALDPSQHGAVGYLVQHTLEHIQHKKHPVTPEVKKRSAPDHLEVQYSVGLIMKHKRSGYNCVVYGWDPKCTMSQEWITTMRVHQLSNGANQPFYNVLVQDGTCRYAAQENLEPHSAPLEIGHPEVGRYFSEFANTHYFANEELQTRYPEDMVETLGTVQELYHRLSPGLGNQDQASATDQNNHRATPM